From Methanocaldococcus sp.:
TGAAAGATTAAGAAAAGAATTTAAAGATTATATAGTTATTCCAACATCTGCGGAAATAGAGTTGGCTCTAAAAAGGGCTGAAAAATCTGGGATAATCAAAAGAAAAGGAAATGACTTTGAAATAGTTGATGAGAGTAAAGTAAATGAACAGATGAGAAAAGCATTTGATTATATAAAAGATTTCCTCAAAAAATATGGTAGTACTGGGGTTCAAGAGTGTATAAATAGAGCATACTTCGATTTATTAAATATGATAGTTGTGTATCCAGTAGAAGATGAAAATAAATTTACAGATAAAGAAGGAAATGTATTACCAGATGCTTTTTTAGTTAAAAAAGGAACTACTGCAAAAGATTTGGCATATAAAATTCACACAGAATTAGGAGATAAATTTATTTATGCAATAGACGCAAAGAGAAAAATTAGAATAGGGGCTGATTATGAATTAAAACATAACGACATTATTAAAATTGTCTCTGCGGCAAAATAAGAATTATTTACTCAAAAACTTTACTCATACAGCCAGCCAACAATCCAGCAATTGCATCATCTAAAAACATATATCCTTTTTTATCCAACTCTCCAATAATTCCCGGTTTTTTAGCATCGTAAAATCTAAAATTAAATATTGCCTTAGTTCCAGCAATCTCATTTGCTATTGCTAAACCAAGAACTTCATCAACATATACATAGTTAGGATCTTCACTATAATTAAATGGCAAATTATTATTTTTTCCTTCTTTATCTAACAATATAGCCGCAATTAACAAAGTGGAAACATTAGGATTATTTAATTCTTTTAATATGATTATTTTAAGTTTTTCTTTAACCTTATCTATTTCCTTAGTATCTCCAACATATAAAGAAATCCCAGCATCTATTAAATTTTCTATATTAATTCCATAACTTTTTAAAAGCCCTATAATATCCATAAAAAAACCTCATTTAGTTTTTTATTAATAAATCTCTTAATATATTATATGCCTCATCAACTGTTATTGGTAAGTTATCAATATTTATTTTACTTATTAAATCTTTATCATCTAACAGAAGTTTAAATAATTTAGTTACCTCAGGAACATCTAAATTATTTTTTTCTAAGATTTCTACATTACTAAATATTTCCTTTGGAGTTCCTTCAGCAATAATTTTTTTATTTAGAATATAACATCTATCAGCGAGCGTTATAAGATTTGGATCATGACTTACAAATACAATGGTTTTATTCTTACTTTTTAAATCTTTAATTAAGTTTATTATGTAATTTCTACTTTTTGGATCTAAGTATGATGTAGGTTCATCCATAAGTATAACATCTGGAGTTATTGATAAAACTGCCGCAATTGATGATTTCTTTTTTTCGCCACCACTGATATTGTAAGGATGCTTATCTTTTATATGGTTTAAATTCATTTCATTTATAACTTTTTCAGTAACTTTTATAGCTGTATCTTTATCATAAAGGTGTAGAGGAGCAAAAGCCACATCATCCCAAACTGTTGGACTGAACAGCATAGTATCTGGATCTTGGAATATAAATCCTACTTTTTTTCTAAAGTATTTCATAAACTCTATATCATTTAATAATCTTTCCTCTAATTTTTTTCCTTCAAAATATACCTCTCCTTTTTTTGGAAACTCTAAAGCATCTAATATTTTTAAAAGTGTTGTTTTTCCAGCTCCGTTAGGGCCTATAATTGCTACTACCTCTCCTTCATAAATTTTCATATTTATATTGTCCAATGCAATAGTTCCATCTGGATATTGATAATATACGTTCTTTAATTCATACAAAGGTTTCATAGTATCAACCTATCATAACCTAATGAAATAGATGATATTAATACTATAAAACATAAGAAGATTATGTCATAATATTTAACTTTAAAATTTGTAAAAATCCTTGGTTCGTTTAAGTAGCCTCTTGAAAGCATTGCATAATAAATATCTTCACCCATTCTCTGAGTTTTTATAAAGAGTGCTCCCATACTTTTACCAGCAATAATCCAACTTTCTTTTAGCTTTAAATTCCTACACAATCTTGATTTTTTTGAATACATCATCTCTAAGACATTGTTTAATAATAAAAATATATATCTATATGCGAGTGTCATTATCGTTATTACAATATCTGGAACTCCTAAACTATTAAGTGCCTTCATTATCTCGTCCCATCTCGTAGTTAAGGTTATTAAGACAGTGTAAGATATTGCTGTTGCCACTCTAAGAGTAAATAATATAGCATATTTTATTCCTTCATAAGTAATAGCAATATAATAAGGTTTTTTTAGAATTACATAAATTGGATGCCCAGGAGTTAAGAATATTACAGGAAATACAATTATTCCTGTAAATAGAGGAATAAATAGCCAAACTCTTTTTATATAGTAAAGTAATGGAATCCTTGATAGAATACAAAAAATTAGGGATAAAAGATATAAAAATATCAAAACTTCAATATGCTTAATTGAAACCGTTGTTATAACCAATATAATTAATCCAATTATCTTTATTCTTGGATCTAATTTTTGCAAAAAACCATCCTTATTCCTTGCAAATTTTTCTGAAAAAACTGCCTCACTAATATATTTTATTACGTGCTCAACTGTTTTATTTATTAACTTCACAGAATTCACCATTATTTATTAAATATGAGATAAACAAAAATCTAAAATTTAAATATTTAATATAAAGAGTAAAAGTAAAGTTTAAAAATAATAAAATAAAATGTAAATATTAAGTACGATTTGAATATACAATCTTTGTTAGTCCATAGAACGCTCCTAAGCATAAGGCAACTCCAACAATTGCTGATATTATATAACCTATCGATGCTCTAACAGGATCATCCCATCCAGGAATGTCATAATCTGGTAGGATTGCATAACTCCAAATGCCAGATAGCTCCTCCATACCTTGAATGTTTGCATGAACTTTTTCTGCTACATCATTGACATCCCATTCCCCCCAAGCATCTCCATAGTTCCATACTAAGAGAATTCCAAGAGGACATAATATAATCATTGCAATAATTAAATACAAAAATTTTTTAACTAATGGATCTTTAAAGTCTATCAATTAACTCACCTCCATAGATCTCTTCGTTAATTCGAACAAATCAGGTCTTGCCTTTTTAACATACCATACAACTATTGCTGTTACAACAGCCGCTGCTGGTCCAGCAGTTGTTAAGTGTGCAAATGCCATTGCAGGAACTGATACAGTAAATGGATATGGACAGTAACCGGGCTCTATATAAGGTTGTAGTCCAAATTCAAAGCCAGCAACTATTGCTGCTGCTACTATTCCAACATAGGCTCCAATACCACTTGCTATAACATCTCCAACCTTATTTCTTAAAAATTTGTAAGTATAATAACCAACAAATGGTAAAACTACTCCCATGTTAAAACAATTAGCTCCTAATGTAGTAATTCCTCCATCTCCAAAGAAAATTGCCTGGATAAACAATACAATGGATATTGCTATTGTTGCTACCCATGGATTGTCCATTAATATAGCTATTAATGTCCCTCCAACCATGTGGGCTGTTGTCCCATCTGGAACTGGAAGGTTGTACATCATTACTAAAAATGAAAATGCCGTTAATATCCCTAACAGTGGTATTTGCTTTGGATGTAAAGTTTTCAATGCTTTTATTCCTTTATACCAGAAATATAGCATTATAAGATAAAAAAATGCACAGGTTATTGGTCCTAAATATCCATCTGGTATGTGCATATTACCACCTTTTTGTTTATAATTTATTATTACTAATGTCTCTTAACATCATACATAATATTAGTAATACTATTTAAAATTTTTTATTTAAACTTTATGAATATAGGATTTAAAATTTAATTATAGTGATCTTTAAGATTTAATTTCTTTTTTATAATAATTATAGCAATATAACCAAGAATTGTTGGGAATATGTATGATATTAATCTATCTAATATTGTAACTACTGCTGCCACTGATGGAGGGATATTAAAAACTGTAAAGGAAATAATCATTACAGTATCTGCAGTTCCAAAACCGCTGGGAGTTACAGATAAAACTCCTGACAATAAAGTTAAGAGATATACAGTTGCAACACTCAAAATAGAGACAATATAGGGGATTGATAAAAATAAAATCCATAATTTTATAATATCTACTGCATACCAAAGAATTGATAGTAAAATAAC
This genomic window contains:
- a CDS encoding phosphatidylglycerophosphatase A; this translates as MDIIGLLKSYGINIENLIDAGISLYVGDTKEIDKVKEKLKIIILKELNNPNVSTLLIAAILLDKEGKNNNLPFNYSEDPNYVYVDEVLGLAIANEIAGTKAIFNFRFYDAKKPGIIGELDKKGYMFLDDAIAGLLAGCMSKVFE
- a CDS encoding PDGLE domain-containing protein, whose product is MDFKDPLVKKFLYLIIAMIILCPLGILLVWNYGDAWGEWDVNDVAEKVHANIQGMEELSGIWSYAILPDYDIPGWDDPVRASIGYIISAIVGVALCLGAFYGLTKIVYSNRT
- a CDS encoding energy-coupling factor ABC transporter ATP-binding protein, with translation MKPLYELKNVYYQYPDGTIALDNINMKIYEGEVVAIIGPNGAGKTTLLKILDALEFPKKGEVYFEGKKLEERLLNDIEFMKYFRKKVGFIFQDPDTMLFSPTVWDDVAFAPLHLYDKDTAIKVTEKVINEMNLNHIKDKHPYNISGGEKKKSSIAAVLSITPDVILMDEPTSYLDPKSRNYIINLIKDLKSKNKTIVFVSHDPNLITLADRCYILNKKIIAEGTPKEIFSNVEILEKNNLDVPEVTKLFKLLLDDKDLISKINIDNLPITVDEAYNILRDLLIKN
- the cbiM gene encoding cobalt transporter CbiM, translated to MHIPDGYLGPITCAFFYLIMLYFWYKGIKALKTLHPKQIPLLGILTAFSFLVMMYNLPVPDGTTAHMVGGTLIAILMDNPWVATIAISIVLFIQAIFFGDGGITTLGANCFNMGVVLPFVGYYTYKFLRNKVGDVIASGIGAYVGIVAAAIVAGFEFGLQPYIEPGYCPYPFTVSVPAMAFAHLTTAGPAAAVVTAIVVWYVKKARPDLFELTKRSMEVS
- the cbiQ gene encoding cobalt ECF transporter T component CbiQ, whose protein sequence is MKLINKTVEHVIKYISEAVFSEKFARNKDGFLQKLDPRIKIIGLIILVITTVSIKHIEVLIFLYLLSLIFCILSRIPLLYYIKRVWLFIPLFTGIIVFPVIFLTPGHPIYVILKKPYYIAITYEGIKYAILFTLRVATAISYTVLITLTTRWDEIMKALNSLGVPDIVITIMTLAYRYIFLLLNNVLEMMYSKKSRLCRNLKLKESWIIAGKSMGALFIKTQRMGEDIYYAMLSRGYLNEPRIFTNFKVKYYDIIFLCFIVLISSISLGYDRLIL